From one Rattus norvegicus strain BN/NHsdMcwi chromosome 7, GRCr8, whole genome shotgun sequence genomic stretch:
- the Vom1r106 gene encoding vomeronasal 1 receptor 106, translating into MDFWKLAIKITFLSQTTTGILGNFFFIFYYLALYHRQCTLKPTDLILMNLMTANVIIILSIGVPQTMAIWGLKEFFNHLECDLVLYLQGCARGVSICTICLLSVFQTLIISPKKSFWKYYKVKASKYIGCCVSFLWVLNVLINSISFLYTFIKKNNKNVTRIRDFGYCILIGSDDITDSLYAAMVVCPEVFFSVLIALASVSKIVILCRHKKRIQHIRSTRGSSQMSPESRATQNILTVVSTFLTFCTLTSILRGCIALFHSHNWWLMNINHLTSLCFPTFAPFVLLSHNSIVSRFSLVWIRKKNVS; encoded by the coding sequence ATGGACTTCTGGAAGCTGGCAATCAAAATTACTTTCTTATCACAAACTACAActggaattctgggaaattttttctttattttctactaTTTAGCCCTTTACCACAGACAATGCACATTAAAGCCCACAGATTTGATTCTGATGAACCTAATGACAGCCAATGTGATCATAATTCTCTCTATAGGTGTGCCCCAAACAATGGCAATTTGGGGATTGAAGGAGTTCTTTAATCATTTAGAATGTGACCTTGTATTGTACCTTCAGGGATGTGCACGAGGTGTGTCCATTTGCACCATCTGCCTTTTGAGTGTTTTCCAAACTCTGATCATCAGTCCCAAGAAATCTTTTTGGAAGTATTATAAAGTGAAAGCTTCCAAGTACATTGGCTGTTGCGTTTCCTTCCTCTGGGTCTTGAATGTGTTAATTAATTCCATTTCATTTCTGTATACGTTTAtcaaaaagaataacaaaaatgtGACAAGAATTCGAGATTTTGGGTACTGTATTCTTATAGGGAGTGATGACATCACTGACTCACTTTATGCAGCAATGGTGGTGTGCCCTGAAGTCTTCTTTTCTGTGCTCATTGCCTTGGCAAGTGTCTCCAAGATTGTCATTTTGTGCAGACACAAGAAGAGGATTCAACACATCCGTAGCACTCGTGGTTCCAGCCAAATGTCCCCAGAGTCTAGAGCCACTCAAAACATCCTCACAGTGGTGTCTACTTTTCTGACCTTTTGTACTCTCACCTCCATCTTAAGAGGCTGTATAGCTCTTTTTCATAGTCACAATTGGTGGCTGATGAACATCAATCACCTCACTTCTCTGTGTTTTCCCACGTTTGCACCCTTCGTTCTTCTGAGTCACAACTCTATTGTATCTAGATTCAGTTTGGTCTGgataagaaaaaagaatgtcTCATAA